The following are encoded in a window of Impatiens glandulifera chromosome 5, dImpGla2.1, whole genome shotgun sequence genomic DNA:
- the LOC124937798 gene encoding early endosome antigen 1-like, translating to MNILARICSGYATSPLRISLVCLHVQHTEYSTILIVPYVLPGCIVFAGVVVLDLEAAFASTIKGSERGFCLVELAEFAKESALLDVVVLMGFNSVYRNLREVFPQIDNRLLRAVAIEHSKDADVAVGVVLTEIIPRITQQKVASSSSNIGGSNDRKAKFHPTSPVSSCNSSKKDSDINTIADDNMHFGQKDIVGHSIMDSNIAVSKASSPVKQCSDGNSMELDDVFQHSQIPAKESVMNASEGNLHSDLTGISSMDAETLVAVKEPTEYKDESAIKPLVDGSGEVCRIDMLEGFTEDAKLNKETLVSAVVLVTSLLKEIEIQEKEVEDVKKRAASRFSDILTRVEDLKDIMERAQEANEMHAGEIFGEKDILDTEVRRLQSRLLNLSEEKNKTLDILDEMHCKLGERLAEAEKVVNTAEIEMVEKEKLAKTALSEQQLILIKVIEESKKLNREAEENTKFREFLRDNGPVVDILKEEVSTICQDVKLLKGKLDELRTSCGEYVEPVQLLREEVDLVCVPNEPRASARDYSKAIDDEWDLC from the exons ATGAATATTCTTGCTCGCATTTGCTCGGGTTATGCCACAAGTCCACTTCGGATCTCCCTTGTATGTCTCCATGTGCAGCATACAGAATACTCCACAATCCTTATAGTTCCCTACGTCTTGCCAG GTTGTATTGTTTTTGCTGGAGTTGTGGTCTTGGATTTAGAAGCAGCCTTCGCAAGCACTATTAAGGGTTCAGAGCGA GGATTTTGTCTGGTTGAACTTGCTGAGTTTGCAAAAGAGTCAGCTTTGCTTGATGTTGTG GTATTAATGGGTTTCAATTCTGTTTATCGCAATTTGCGGGAGGTTTTCCCTCAG atTGATAATCGCTTGCTCAGAGCTGTTGCTATCGAGCATTCAAAGGATGCAGATGTTGCAGTAGGGGTTGTTCTCACTGAGATTATTCCCCGTATTACTCAGCAAAAGGTGGCTTCTAGTTCCTCAAATATCG GTGGTTCAAATGACAGGAAAGCTAAATTTCATCCTACTTCACCAGTTTCATCATGCAACTCTAGTAAGAAGGATTCCGATATCAACACAATTGCCGATGACAACATGCATTTTGGACAAAAAGATATTGTCGGACATTCTATTATGGACTCTAATATAGCTGTCAGCAAAGCAAGCTCTCCTGTCAAACAATGTTCAGATGGCAATAGTATGGAGTTGGATGATGTGTTTCAGCATTCACAGATACCAGCTAAAGAAAGCGTGATGAATGCTTCAGAAGGCAACCTTCATTCAGATTTAACTGGTATAAGTTCTATGGATGCTGAAACGCTTGTTGCTGTTAAGGAACCGACTGAATATAAGGACGAATCTGCTATCAAACCCTTAGTTGATGGCTCTGGTGAAGTTTGCAGGATTGACATGCTAGAGGGTTTTACTGAAGATGCAAAACTTAACAAG GAAACTTTGGTTTCAGCTGTGGTTTTGGTTACTAGCttgttgaaagaaattgaaATTCAAGAGAAAGAGGTCGAAGATGTCAAAAAACGAGCTGCAAGCCGTTTCTCAGACATTCTAACGAGGGTAGAAGACCTTAAAGACATAATGGAACGTGCACAAGAAGCTAATGAGATG CATGCTGGAGAAATCTTTGGGGAGAAGGATATCTTAGACACTGAAGTGAGGAGACTTCAATCTCGTTTGCTTAACTTGTCAGAAGAAAAGAATAAGACTCTTGATATTTTAGATGAG ATGCATTGTAAACTTGGGGAACGTTTGGCTGAGGCTGAAAAGGTTGTGAATACAGCCGAGATTGAAATGGTAGAAAAAGAGAAATTGGCTAAAACTGCACTTTCTGAGCAACAACTTATCCTTATAAAGGTGATTGAAGAATCAAAGAAACTAAACCGAGAAGCGGAGGAGAATACCAAG TTTCGAGAGTTTCTCAGGGATAATGGCCCTGTTGTGGATATTTTGAA AGAGGAAGTTAGTACTATTTGTCAGGATGTGAAATTGTTGAAAGGGAAGTTGGATGAACTGCGGACTTCGTGTGGTGAATATGTTGAACCAGTTCAGCTTCTTCGCGAAGAAGTTGATTTGGTTTGTGTGCCGAATGAACCAAGAGCCTCTGCCCGTGACTATTCCAAGGCTATTGATGATGAATGGGACTTATGTTGA